In Vibrio pomeroyi, the genomic window ACCGAAATCAGCGATAGCAGCGAAGTCGTGGTTGTTGAAACGAATGCGGTTTACTTTTGAGTCAGTAGAAGCACCCATACCAATAACCACGTCCATTAGTTTAACGTCGTCACGTACTGCGCCACAGCTACCTACACGAATAACGTTTTTCACACCGTACTCAGCGATTAGCTCGTGTACGTAGATGCAGCATGATGGGATACCCATACCGTGGCCCATTACAGAAACTTTCTTACCTTTGTAAGTGCCTGTGTAGCCAAACATGTTGCGAACGTCACAAACTTGCTTCACGTCATCAAGGAATGTTTCAGCAATGTATTTTGCGCGAAGCGGGTCGCCTGGCATAAGTACTGTTTCTGCGAAATCACCAGCTTGAGCATTAATATGAGGTGTAGCCATGGTCGTTCTCCAAAGTTTAAACGGTAATTATAGGAACAGGATTTAATCAATTACCGATTCTGTTGAATTGAATTCGTTTTGTTGAGGCAATATTAGCGAGTTAAAACGAGGCTCCATGAGATGCTTGTCACAAAATGGGTCTACCCATAGTGTTTTATTATTATTGATAACCAAATATGTTGAAACCTTAAAGGCAATCGATTTTGTGTGGGTAAATCGCTTTGTCTTAACCAAAGCTCAGGTCTATTGAGAGAGAAAGGGATGTGAATTTAGCGGTAACTAACCGTTGTCGCGACGTTTAATCAGCGATAATCTAAACTTTGATAAAAGACAAACCAAGGAATTGTATGTCGTATTGCGCTAGCTCGACGCCTTTGCTCGCTATGAAAACGCGATTACGTAAAATCGCTTCGCTTGCTGTGCGAACCACCTTAATTGCCGGAGGGATGGCTTCATCGTGGGTGTATGCCGCTACATTTGAGTTACCACCAGCGGAAAGTCGTATTGTAGGTAGAATACAGCAACACGAAGTTGCAGCGGGTGAAACGTTAGCGATTATTGCAAAGCAGTACGATATTGGCTTTCTCTCTTTAATGGCGGCAAATAAGGGCGTTGATCCTTTTCTTCCTGCTGAAGGCTACGTATTAAGTATTCCTAGCCGTTTAATTTTGCCGGATACCCCAAGAAAAGGCATTGTCATTAATCTTGCTGAATTAAGGCTGTATTACTTTGAGCCAGAGAAGAATCAGGTACATGTCTTCCCTGTCGGGATTGGTCGAGTTGGGCGTGATACGCCGGAGATGATCACTAAGATAAGCCAAAAGAGGCCTAACCCTACTTGGACGCCACCTAAGTCGATCCGTGACGAGTATTTAGAGAAAGGCATCGAATTACCGAGAGTGGTGCCAGCCGGGCCTGAAAATCCACTGGGCGAATACGCAATGAGACTTGCTTATGGCGCAGGGGATTATTTGATCCACGGAACCAACAAAGATTTTGGTATAGGCTTGCGAGTAAGCTCTGGCTGTATCCGAATGGAACCTAAAGATATTGAATGGCTGTTTGAACAGGTGAACCGTGGTGAACAAGTCACGATCATTAATGAGCCGATTAAAGTGTCGCTCGAACCGGATAGAAGTGTGTTTGTTGAAGCGCACGAACCATTGACGAGAAGCGACGGTTCTAAAAAGTCTCTAAAAATTCCGGTTGAATTGAAATGGTGGCTTGAAGACGCCGACCTACCTAACTCAAAAGCGAAAGCGGTTATCTTTGCGCAAAACGGTGTGCCTGTTGAGATAGCACCACCTGTGATTGAGTTCTAATTCGATGGTTCTTGGGAAAGCGTTATCGCTTTCCTCTCTCCTTTATCTTCATTTTCTTCATTCCAAATAAAGCACCACTTCCGTTAAGAGGTGGTGCTATCTAATTACTGCTTTTTACTTTTACGACTTATTTGATCTAAAGCTAGTAGCGCTTATATCTCAACTACTTCGTGTAAGACTCTGCAATGTTATCGATACGGTCGTTAGCACGGTCCGCTTCTTCTTTCGCTGCCATTGCGGCTGCTTCTGCTTCTTGAGCCTTCATTTCAGCGGCTGCTTTGTCACTCTTAAGTGCTTCAACTTCGCTTGTAAGTTGAGCGACTTGGTTAGTTAGTTGATCCATTTCTGACACTGCAGCTTCTTCTGGCTCTGAAGAACAACCGGCTAAAATGAAAACTGAGGCTGCAGCTGCGATTAACGTCTTATTCATAAGAACTCCTTGCTTATTTATCATCAAAAGATGCGCTATACATTCTTTATCATATAGTCGCTTCAATAATGATTGTAGCGACTAATTTTTT contains:
- the deoD gene encoding purine-nucleoside phosphorylase, which encodes MATPHINAQAGDFAETVLMPGDPLRAKYIAETFLDDVKQVCDVRNMFGYTGTYKGKKVSVMGHGMGIPSCCIYVHELIAEYGVKNVIRVGSCGAVRDDVKLMDVVIGMGASTDSKVNRIRFNNHDFAAIADFGLLEEAVNQARAQEVPVKVGNVFSADLFYTPEADLFEKMEKLGILGVDMEAAGIYGVAADLGAKALTILTVSDHIIRGEKLSSEERQKSFNDMMKVALETAINI
- a CDS encoding L,D-transpeptidase family protein; amino-acid sequence: MSYCASSTPLLAMKTRLRKIASLAVRTTLIAGGMASSWVYAATFELPPAESRIVGRIQQHEVAAGETLAIIAKQYDIGFLSLMAANKGVDPFLPAEGYVLSIPSRLILPDTPRKGIVINLAELRLYYFEPEKNQVHVFPVGIGRVGRDTPEMITKISQKRPNPTWTPPKSIRDEYLEKGIELPRVVPAGPENPLGEYAMRLAYGAGDYLIHGTNKDFGIGLRVSSGCIRMEPKDIEWLFEQVNRGEQVTIINEPIKVSLEPDRSVFVEAHEPLTRSDGSKKSLKIPVELKWWLEDADLPNSKAKAVIFAQNGVPVEIAPPVIEF
- a CDS encoding Lpp/OprI family alanine-zipper lipoprotein, translating into MNKTLIAAAASVFILAGCSSEPEEAAVSEMDQLTNQVAQLTSEVEALKSDKAAAEMKAQEAEAAAMAAKEEADRANDRIDNIAESYTK